CGATCCGCCGACCACTGCATCGGCGTACGCACGGCCTGCCGCCCCTCGACGGCGATGTTCTCGCCCATCCCGATCTCTTCGCCGTAGAACAGAACGGGGGTGCCGGGGAGCGTGAAGAGCAGGCTGTACGCCATCCGGATCCTCCGCGGGTCGCCTTCCAGCATCGGCGGCAGGCGCCGCGTGATCCCGCGGCCGAACACGCGCTGCCGCTCGTCTGGCGCGAACGCCTCGAAGACCTCCTGACGCTCGGCATCGGTCAGCTTGTCGAGAGTGAGCTCATCGTGGTTCCGGAGGAAGTTCGCCCATTGCACCTCCGGTCCGAGGACCGGGCGCGCGGTGAGTGCGGCGACGAGCGGCGCGGGATCACGACGGGCGAGGGACAGATACAGCGACTGCATCGCCACGAAGTCGAACTGCATGGTCAGCTCGTCGCCGTCGGTGCCCCCGAAGTACGCGCGCTGCTCCTCGTACGGCAGATTGACCTCGCCGAGCAGGATCGCCTCGCTGGAACGACGCTGCAGGAAACGCCGCATGTCGCGTAGCAGCTCGTGCGGATCGGGGATGTCCGCCGTCTTCGGAACCTCGAGGAGGAACGGCACGGCATCCACCCGGAAGCCCGAGACGCCGAGCTGCAGCCAGAACCCGATGACCTTCGCGATCTCGTCCCGGACCACGGGGTTGGCGATGTTGAGGTCGGGTTGGTGCTCGTAGAAACTGTGCTGGTACCACTGCCCGGACTTCTCGTCCTTGGTCCAGATCCCGTCGGCCTGCCCGGGGAAGACCGGGTTCTTCTGTCCCTTCGGAGGCGCGTCGTCGCGCCACACGTAGTAGTCGCGATAGGGCGAGTCGACGCTGCGGAGCGCCGCGCGGAACCACGGATGACGGTCCGAGGTGTGATTGACGACGAGGTCGACGATCACGCGGATGCCGCGGTCACGGGCCGTGCGTATCACCTCCACGAGGTCGCCGTGGGTGCCGAGACGCGGGTCCACGCCGTAGAAGTCGCTGACGTCGTACCCGTCGTCGAGGTCCGGCGAAGGGTAGAAGGGCATGAGCCACAGGCACGTCACGCCCACCTGTGAGAGGTAGTCGATCCGCTGCGCGAGGCCGCGGAGGTCGCCGACGCCGTCGCCGTCCGAGTCCAGGAAGGTCTCCACATCGAGGCAGTAGACGACGGCCGTCTTCCACCAGAGGTCGCTCGTATCGGTGATCTTCATGTGCGCTCCCTCAGAGCGGGCAGGATCTCGGCGGCGGCCGCCTTCAGGAACCGGGTCTGCTCTCGTCCGACGTGATGCAGGTAGATCCGGTCGAAGCCGATGTCGACGAGCTCCGCCAACCGTCCCGCGAGCGACCGGGCGTCGTGGTCGACGAGGACGGCCGCGCGCAGCCTTGCTTCATCGACCTCGCCCACCGCGGCGTCGAAATCCTCCGGCTGCTCGATGTTCCACGCGAGCGGCGGAGTGACCACGCCCTGCCGCCACTGCTCCTTCGCGATCGCGTACGCCTCGGCGTCGTCCTCGCCCCAGCTCACGTGCGTCTGCAGGATGCACGGCCCTTCTCCCCCGGCCGAGCGGTAGGCCTCCACCACCCTCCGCAGCGCGGACGGCTCCTGGGCGACGGTCGCGAGGCCGTCCGCCCAGCCGGCCGCCCACTCCGCCGTCTCCGGACTGACGGCGGTGGCGAAGAGCGGCGGCGGCTGCGCCGGCCGGGTCCAGACGCGGGCGCGGTGCACGCGCACGAGACCGTCGTGATCGACCTCCTCGCCGGCGAGCAGCCGTCGGATCACATCCACGCTCTCGTGCAACCGCGCGTTGCGGACGTCCTTGGCCGGCCAGACGTCGCCGGTCACGTGCTCGTTCATCGCCTCGCCGCTGCCGAGCGCGGCCCAGAACCGTCCGGGGAACATCTCCTCCAGCGTTCCGAAGGCCTGCGCGACGATCGCGGGGTGGTACCGCTGTCCTGGCGCGTTGACCATGCCGATGGGGAACCTCGTACGGGCCAGCGCCGCAGCGATCCAGCTGAACGCGAATCCCGACTCCCCCTGATCGGGGAGCCACGGGGCCAGGTGGTCGGAGCACATCGCCCCGTCGAAGCCTGCCCACTCCGCGCTGACGACCGCGTCCAGCAGCGCGCTGGGTGGGATCTGCTCATGGGAGGCGTGGAATCCGATGAAGACCATAGGCCGAGTCTGGCAAGGGACGACGCCCGGCGGCAGTGGTTGACAGGAGCGCCGGGTGCTGGCAGGTGGCGGCCGATGTCCGAGGGCGGACGTAGCCTGCCCGGGTGCCGAAACCCCGACTTCTCCCCGGCCCCTGTCCCCTCTGCGGTGGTCTCGCTGGGCTGCGAGCGGACGACGCGTGGCACTGCGCGCTCTGCGGCTGGCGCTACGGGGACTCCCCCGACCCCGATCTGCCGTTCCCGCGGATCGACGTCGTGTACTACCTCCGCTACGACAGCCGCGTGAAGATCGGCACGAGCAGACAGCCGCGGCGCCGTCTCGCGAGCATCCGTCACGACGAGCTCCTCGCCTTCGAGCACGGCGATCGGGTGCGCGAACAGCAGCGGCATCGGCAGTTCGCCTCCGCTCGCGAAGGCGGTGAGTGGTTCACCCTGACACCGGAGATCCGCGCCCACATCGCGGCGCTGCAGCGGCACGGCGACCCCTGGCATCAATACGCGCGCTGGCTCAGCGCCGCGCTCCGAGGGTGAACGCGCCTATCACTGCGCACAGGATCGCACCAGGGGATCCCCCGCTGCGCCGGCAGGAGGCAGACTCACCTGTGAACGGGCGCACCCGGCGCCCCGCGTGAGAGGACCGGACATGATCGGACGAGAGAACATCCCCGCCGACGACGTCAGCGCGCAGGATCCGCTCGCCGGAGACGGGAGCGGCGACCCGAACAGCGACCGCCAGTTCCTGCAGGACCTGCCTCCCGCACAGGTCGACACCGAGCAGCAGCAGGAGCATCAGGCCGAGTCCGACGACGAGGCCTAGTCCGCGCGGACGACGAGGGGCGACCGGATCGATATCCGGTCGCCCCTCGTCGTGTGCGGATCAGGCGGTCGCAGCCCGTCCGCGGGTGCTCTGCGGCTGCGGCTGCGAGAACAGCACGACGACGATGACGGCAGCACCCACCACGACGTGCGGCAGCCAGACGTTCAGCGCCTCGCCTGCGAACCCGAACAGCCACGGCGACAGCGCGAGGAAGAGGCTGGCGACGATGTCGAAGACGAGGTGCACGGGCATGGGGATCAGACCGAACGGACCCCACTCGTACTTCGTGAAGAGGCTGTAGACGATGAGGCCCACGCCGAGCACGATCGGGATGACGACCGGGGCTCCGCCCATACCGGCGAAGCCGAACAGCCAGGGCGCGGCGATCAGAGCGATCCCGACGACGTAGTCGAGAATTCCGTGGACCTTGGTCGGGATGAAACGCATGATTCCTCCTTGGGTGCCGCCGGCGGCGACTCATCAGAAGGTTCGGAGCCCTGCGCCCATCGGATGGGAGGCGGCTGCCGGGTCAGCTCTGCGCCCATCCGTACCGCCGCTGGAGCGCTGCCGCGACCCGTGCGTACCGGCCACGATCCAGGGCCGCCGCCTCACGGCGCAGACCACGCTCATGGACGCTGTAGAGCTGTTCGATGTCCACCCACGATTCGCGGCCCTGCCCGTCCCACTCGCCGCTCCCGATCGAGAGGTAGTCGCGCTCGCCGTCGTGGGGCCTGCTGGTCATCCGTACCGCGTAGACCCGCTCGGAGGACTGCCGCCCGATCACCAGCACCGGCCGGTCCTTGCCTCGGCCGTCGTTCTCCTCGTACGGCACCCAGGTCCAGACGACCTCGCCGGCGTCGGGAGCGCCGTCCCGGTGCGGCGCGTAGGCCACGCGGACGGCCGGCATACGCCCGGGGTCGAGCCGCACGGTCTCGGTACCGCGGACCTGCCCCGGCTCGACTCCGGCGTCCGGCGTTTTCGCGGATCGCCGCTCGCGCTCCTCGGCCGTCCGCAGACGCGCGTCCGGGCGCCGCGGACCGGGAGAGGTCCGCGGCGCCCGGGGGGAGCCCACTGCTCGGCGCAGCAGGTCCGCGAGTGCCTTCAGGATGCCGTTGCTGGTCGTGCCCACACGGTCACCCTAACCGTCGTCACGCGTTCGCGAGAGCGTAGCCCTCCTCGCCGTGCACGACCTGGTCGACACCGGCGATCTCGTCCTCGTTCGTGATGCGGAACCCGATCGTCTTCTGGATCACGAAGCCGATGACCCACGCGACCACGAAGGAGTAGATCAGCACGCCGGCGGCGGCGATCACCTGCACGGCGAGCTGACGGGCGTCGCCGCCGACGAAGAGGCCGGTGCCGGTGGCGAAGAAGCCGAGGTACACGGTGCCGATGAGTCCGCCGACGAGGTGGATGCCGACCACGTCGAGCGAGTCGTCGAAGCCGAGGCGGAACTTCAGCTCCACCGCGAGGGCGCAGACGATGCCGGCCACCGCGCCGAGCAGGAGGGACCATCCGGGGGTGAGGTTGGCGCATGCAGGGGTGATCGCCACGAGACCCGCCACCGCGCCGGAGGCGGCGCCGACGGACGTGGGCTTGCCGTCCTTGATGCGCTCGATGAGGATCCAGCCGAGGATCGCGGCCGCGGTCGCACCGAGCGTGTTCAGGCCGATGAGGCCGACGCCGCCCATGTCCTCGGCGAGCCACTCCGCACCGGCGTTGAAGCCGAACCAGCCGAACCACAGCAGTGCGGCGCCGAGCAGCGTCAGCGGCACGTTGTGCGGCTTGAGGATGCCCTTCTGGAAGCCGATGCGCTTGCCGAGCACGAGGGCGAGGGCCAGCGCCGCGGCACCCGCGTTGATGTGCACCGCCGTGCCGCCCGCATAGTCGATCACGCCGATGCCGCTGTCCTCGCCGAACAGGGTCGTGCCGAGGTTCATGATCCAACCGCCGCCCCAGACCCAGGCCGCGACCGGGAAGTAGCCGACCGTGGCGAAGACGCCGGCGAAGATCAGCCAGCTGCCGAACTTCGCCCGATCGGCGATCGCCCCGGAGATCAGGGCGACGGTGATGATCGCGAAGGTGGCGCCGTACGCGACGCTGAGCAGGGCGACGTTCGAGCCCTCACCCGAGGCGAGGCTGGACAGCCCGATGTCCGCGAACGGGTTGCCCGCGAAGGCCGTGGGGCTGTCGACGGCGCTCATGGAGAAGCCGAAGAGAATCCACAGCACGGCGACGAGTCCGATCGAGCCGAAGCTCATCATCATCATGCTGACGACGCTCTTCGCCTTGACGAGACCGCCGTAGAAGAAGGCGACGCCGGGCGTCATGAGCAGCACCAGTGCCGTCGCGGTGATCGCCCACGAGATGTTGCCGGGAGCATCCATAGGAAAACCTCACATCCGAAGTAATTGAGAGCTTCAGTGTGACCATGGGCGATTTCGCCCATGCGTGAGGTTTGTTTCTCCGCTGTTACAGCACGGCTCCGGGTGTGAACATCGCGTTACGCAGGCCTGCAGGCTTACGCAGAATGCGTGAGCGCGTTCAGCCGGGAGATGGCGCGCAGGTACTTCTTGCGGTAGCCGCCGGCGAGCATCTCGTCGGAGAACACGGCGTCGAGCCCGACACCCGTCGCGAGGATCGGGATCTGCGCGTCGTAGACCCGGTCGACGAAGGCCACGAACCGCAACGCCTCCGACTGGTCGGTGAGCTGGCGCACGCCGCGCAGCCCCACGCGGTGCAGCCCGTCGATGAGCCTGATGTAGCGCGAGGGGTGCACCTGGGCGAGATGCCGGATGAGGTTGTCGAACGCATCGTCCGACACAGCGCCGTCCGCCGCGGCCGCCTCGACCGCGGCCTCGTACGCCGCGTCTTCCAGCGCCACGGCGTGACCGTCGATCGCCCGCTGCCGGAAGTCGACGCCGTCGATGCGCAGCGTCTGGAAGCTGTCCGACATCGCGTGGATCTCGCGGAGGAAGTCCTGCGCGGCGAAGCGTCCCTCGCCGAGCGCGTTCGGCGGCGTGTTCGAGGTGGCCGCGAGCCGGGTGCCGGTGGGCACGAGTTCACCCAGAAGGCGCGTCATGACCATCGTGTCGCCCGGATCGTCGAGCTCGAACTCGTCGATGCAGAGCAGATCGGCGCCCTTGAGGAGGTCCACGGTGTTCTTGTAGCCGAGTGCCCCCACCAGAGCGGTGTACTCGATGAACGAGCCGAAGTACTTCCGCCGGGCGGGCATCGCGTGGTAGATCGACGCGAGCAGGTGGGTCTTGCCCACGCCGAAGCCGCCGTCGAGGTAGACCCCGGGCTTCAGTTCCGGCTCCTTCTTCGCCCGACTGAACAGACCGCCCCGCTTGACGGGAGCACCGCGTCCCGCGAAACGCAGCAGCGTCTGCTTCGCCTCCTCCTGCGACGGGTAGGCGGGATCCGCCCGGTAGCTGTCGAACGTGGCGTCGTCGAACTGCGGCGGCGGCACCAGGCTCGCGAGCATCTCGGGTCCGCTGACCGTCGGCGTGCGCTCGGTGAGGTGGACGGTTCCGGTGCGGGTGGTCGGGTCGGTCATCACGGTCCTGAATCAGGCAAGGGCCTGTGTCGAAGTCTTACGGATCGGGTCCCGGGGGCGCGCGGAGGATCTATCGTCGAAGGGACGGATCCACACTACGCCGTCCGCACCGCCCGCTCGCCCGCTCACCGCTACGGAGACCCCATGGCCATCGAGTTCGACTCCTCCTCCCCCAAGTTCGCCGAGTACGCCGAGCCCGGCCGCCTGGTGACGACCGAGTGGCTCGCCGCCCACCTGGGAGAGCCCGGCCTCGTGGTCGTCGAGTCGGACGAGGACGTGCTCCTCTACGAGACGGGCCACATTCCCGGAGCGGTGAAGGTGGACTGGCACACGGAGCTCAACGACCCGGTCGTGCGGGACTACGTCGACGGCGAGGGCTTCGCCGAGCTGCTGAGCCGCAAGGGCATCGCCCGCGACGACACGGTCGTGATCTACGGCGACAAGAACAACTGGTGGGCGGCGTACGCGCTGTGGGTCTTCTCCCTCTTCGGTCACGAGGACGTCCGCCTCCTCGACGGCGGCCGTGATCGCTGGATCGCGGAGGGCCGCGAGCTGACCCGCGAGGCGACGAACCGTCCCGCCACGGAGTACCCGGTGGTGGAGCGGGACGACACGGCCATCCGCGCGTACAAGGAAGACGTGCTCGCGCACCTCGGCAACCCGCTCATCGACGTCCGTTCCCCGGAGGAGTACAGCGGAGAGCGGACCACCGCTCCCGCCTACCCGGAGGAGGGGACTCTGCGAGCCGGCCACATCCCCACCGCGCAGAGCGTGCCGTGGGCGAAGGCGGTCGCCGAGGACGGCGGCTTCAAGAGCCGCGCCGAGCTCGACGCCATCTACCGGGACGGCGCCGGGCTGCAGGACGGTGACGACGTCGTGGCCTACTGCCGCATCGGGGAGCGCTCGAGCCACACGTGGTTCGTGCTCAAGCACCTCCTCGGCTTCGAGGACGTCCGCAACTACGACGGCTCGTGGACGGAGTGGGGCAGCGCGGTGCGCGTCCCGATCGTCACGGGCACGGAGCCCGGCACCGTCTGAGGTGGGAGAATGGCGGGGATGAACGCCTCCGCCCTGCCCGAGACCCTCGCCGAGATCCGCGACGGATTCCTGGAGACCCCGGAATCTGATCGCCTGCTGCTGCTCCTGGAGTACGCCGACGAGCTGCCCGCCGTTTCCGATGAGGTCGCGGCGCATCCGGAGATGGGCGAGCGCGTCGCGGAATGCCAGTCGCCGGTCTACATCTACGTGGAAGTCCACGACGACGTCGTGACCATGCACGCCACGGCCCCTGAGGAGGCACCGACGACCCGGGGCTTCGCGAGCATCCTCGTCCAGGGCCTCACCGGGCTGACGGCGGACGAGGTGCTGGCGATCCCCGAGGACTACCCGCAGTCGATCGGGCTCACCAAGGCCGTGTCACCGCTGCGGATCGGCGGCATGACCGGCATGCTGATGCGGGCCAAGAACCAGGTCAGGCAGAAGCGCTGAGCCCCTGTGCCGCGAGCCATTCCGAGATGGCCGTGGTCCAGCCCTTCTCGTCGTAGTTCCAGAGCTTGGTGTGCCGGGCGACGGTGAAGCGCGGCATGGTGACCAGGTCCGGCCGCGCCTCCTGCAGTGCGTGCGAGGCGTCCGCCGGGACGAAGCCGTCGTCGTCGCTGTGCAGGATGAGAATCGGCGCCCGTAGCTCATCAGCCCGAGCGACCATGTCCAGACGGTCGAACAGGATGGGCTCGTCCGCACCGCTGAGCTTCGCCGTGAGCGGCAGCTGCAGCGCTCCCATCGCCAGCGCGGGCAGCGGTGCGCGCACCCGGGCGACCTGAGCCTGGAAACGGAGGACCGTGCGCCAGTCGACGACCGGCGACTCCAGGATGATGCCAGCGATGCGATCCCGATGGCCGGAGTTGACCGCAGCCTGCAAGGATACCGCCCCGCCCATGGACCAGCCCATCAGCACGATCCGCTCGGCCCCGTGACGCAGCGCATAGGCGATCCCGGCGTCGACATCGCGCCACTCGGATGCGCCGAGCGCATAGGCGCCCGCCTTGGTCCGCGGCGCCTCGCCGTCGTTGCGGTACGACACGACGAGCGTGGGCAGCCCCGCCGCGTGCATCACCGGCACGGCACGGAGGCACTCGGCGCGGGTCGTGCCGCGACCGTGCACCTGGATGACCCAGGTAGAGGAGTCCCCCGGGAAGAACCACGCGGGGCACGGCCCGGCCGGCGAGCCGATGAGCACGTTCTCCCATCGCAGGTGCAGCTCACTCGGCGACATGTAGTAGCTGCCGCTGAAGGACGCGCCTCGGTCCACCCTGGCACCGGGTTCGATCTTCGTGAGGAGCTTGCGCCGCACCGTCGTGCTGTCCGCGCTGAGAACCGCCCCGAGTTTGACGTAGCCGTACGTGCCCGTGGTGAAGAGGCCGTATCGCCCTGGCAGCTCGGTGTCGAGGGTGCGGCGGAGTTCGATGGTCTGCGCCCCGGTGTCGATCGCGAGGATCTCCGTGTCCTGGACGCGGCTTCGCAACGGGGTGACGACCCGACGCGCCACCGCGATCACGAGGATCCCGACGGTGGCGCCCAGGGCGAGGAGCGCGGGGACAACGATCGCAACGGCGTGCCTGAGACTCTTCATCGCCTTCCGACTCTAGCCTGTTGCCGTGACCGCACACCCCGAGGCCGGGACGCCCTTCGACGCCGCCGTCGCCGAACTGCGCGCGACCGCGTTCCGCGACGACATCGCGGTCCGCGAGATCCCCACGCCGCAGAACCTCGCGCCCTTCGCGATCGCGCTCTCCGCCGACGTCCGCCCGGGCGAGGACGGCGACTCGATATACGGGACCGGACGGTTCATCCTGCTGCACGATCCGGACGAGCCGGACGCCTGGGGAGGCGCCTGGCGCATCGTGATCTTCGCCCAGGCTCCGCTCGAGACCGAGATCGGCACGGATCCGCTGCTCGCCGACGTCACGTGGTCGTGGCTCGTGGACGCCCTGGACTCCCGGGAGGCGATCTACCACTCGCCGTCCGGCACGTCGACGAAGACGCTGTCGAAGGGATTCGGCGGCCTCGCCGACGAGGGAGACGGCGCACAGATAGAATTGCGGGCGTCCTGGACTCCGGAGGGCCCGTTCCGACCGCACGTCGAAGCATGGGCCGAGCTGGTCGGAATGCTGGCGGGGCTTCCGCCGGGTTCCGAGGGCATCGCCGTGATCGGCGCGCGAAAGGCTGTACGTGACTGAATACTCCGTGATCTCCGAAACCGAGGAGTTCCGTGCAGCCTGTGCTGCGCTCGCCGCCGGCACCGGCCCGGTCGCCGTCGATGTCGAGCGGGCGTCCGGCTTCCGCTACTCGCAGCGGGCCTATCTGGTGCAGGTCTTCCGGCGCGAGGCCGGGGTGTTCCTGTTCGACCCGCCCGCGATCGGCGACTTCGCCCCGCTGCAGGAGGCCATCGGCGACGTCGAGTGGGTGCTCCATGCCGCCAGCCAGGATCTGCCCTCTCTGCGCGAGTTGCACCTGGAGCCGAAGGAGATCTTCGACACCGAGCTCGCCTCCCGCCTGCTCGGTCATGACCGGGTGGGTCTGGCCGCCGTCGTCGAGGACACGCTCGGCATCACCCTGAAGAAGGAGCACTCGGCCGCCGACTGGTCGACCCGTCCGCTGCCCGACTCCTGGCTGGACTATGCCGCGCTCGACGTGCTGCACCTCGTCGACGTCCGCGACGCCCTCGTCGCCGAGCTCGAGGAACAGGGCAAGACCGCCTTCGCCGCTCAGGAGTTCGCCGCCACCCTGGCGCGCGCCCCGAAGGCCCCGCGCGAAGACCCCTGGCGGCGACTGAGCGGACTCCACCAGGTCCGTGGTGCCCGCAACCTCGCCGTCGCCCGCGCCCTGTGGGAGGCCCGCGAGATGTACGCGCAGCAGCAGGACATCTCCCCCGGGCGCCTCGTGCCCGACCGTTCCCTCGTCGCCGCGGTCCTCGCCAACCCCGCCTCCAAGCAGGCCCTCGCGGGAGTCAAGGAGTTCCAGGGCCGCGCGAGCCGCACCCAGCTCGACCGCTGGTGGCAGGCGATCGTCGACGGCCGTGCCGCGGAGACGCTGCCGCGCGAACGCGTGCCGAGCGACGCGCTCCCCCCGCCCCGCGCCTGGGGCGACCGCAACCCGGAGGCCGACGCCCGCTTGAAGGCCGCCCGTCCCGCCGTCGAGGCGGTCGCGGAGGAGCTGGGCATGCCCACCGAGAACCTCCTCACGCCCGAGTACCTGCGCCGGGTCGCGTGGGACGGCCCGGGCGCCACCGCGGAAGAGATCGGCGCCGCCCTCTCCGCACTCGGGGCACGCCCCTGGCAGATTGAACAGACTGCACAGAAGATCGCCGACGCCTTTGTAGAGGCGACGCAATCGCCCGACACCACGCCCGCGACCGCTTCGTAGGTTCGATCCAACCGATTCCTCCCGGTTTCCGGCCGTTCATAGACTGAGGCCACCGCACTAACTTGGAGGCAGAGTGGCCGAGATCTCGGACGTCTTCTTCGTCGATGGAGTGCGCACCCCCTTCGGGCGCGCCGGCGAAAAGGGCATGTACTGGAACACCCGCGCGGATGACCTCGCCGTCAAGGCGACCATCGGCCTGATGGAGCGCAACGCGGCCGTGCCGGCGGACCGCATCGACGATGTCGCGATCGCCGCGACGAGCCAGACCGGAGACCAGGGGCTCACCCTCGGACGGTCGGTGGCGATCCTCGCCGGACTGCCCCAGACCGTCCCCGGACTCGCGGTCGAGCGCATGTGCGCCGGCGCGATGACGAGCGTGACGACCATGGGCGCCTCGATCGGTGTGGGCATGTACGACCTCGCCCTCGCGGGCGGCGTCGAGCACATGGGCCACCACCCGATCGGCGCGAACGCCGACCCCAACCCGCGCTTCGTGGCGGAGAAGATGGTCGACCCCGGGGCGCTCAACATGGGCGTCACCGCCGAGCGCATCTTCGACCGCTTCCCGCACCTCACCAAGGAGCGCTCCGACCGCTACGGCATGCGCAGCCAGCAGAAGGTGCAGGCCGCCTACGACGCCGGCAAGATCCAGCCGGACCTCGTGTCGGTCGCGATCAAGGGCGCCGACGGCGCCTGGGGTCTGGCCACCGAGGACGAGGGCCGCCGTCCGCAGACCACGATGGAGGACCTCGCCGGCCTCAAGACGCCGTTCCGTCCGCACGGTCGCGTGACCGCAGGGACGTCCTCGCCGCTCACCGACGGCGCGACGATGTCGCTGCTCGCCGGCGGCGGCGCCGTCAAGGAGCTCGGACTCGCGCCCAAGATGCGCATGGTCTCGTTCGCCTTCGCCGGTGTGCAGCCGGAGATCATGGGCATCGGCCCGATCCCGTCGACCGAGAAGGCGCTCAAGAAGGCCGGCCTCGACATCTCCGACATCGGACTCTTCGAGCTCAACGAGGCGTTCGCCATCCAGGTCATCTCCCTGCTCGACCACTTCGGCATCGACGACGACGACCCCCGCGTGAA
This genomic stretch from Microbacterium sp. Nx66 harbors:
- a CDS encoding ribonuclease D; translated protein: MTEYSVISETEEFRAACAALAAGTGPVAVDVERASGFRYSQRAYLVQVFRREAGVFLFDPPAIGDFAPLQEAIGDVEWVLHAASQDLPSLRELHLEPKEIFDTELASRLLGHDRVGLAAVVEDTLGITLKKEHSAADWSTRPLPDSWLDYAALDVLHLVDVRDALVAELEEQGKTAFAAQEFAATLARAPKAPREDPWRRLSGLHQVRGARNLAVARALWEAREMYAQQQDISPGRLVPDRSLVAAVLANPASKQALAGVKEFQGRASRTQLDRWWQAIVDGRAAETLPRERVPSDALPPPRAWGDRNPEADARLKAARPAVEAVAEELGMPTENLLTPEYLRRVAWDGPGATAEEIGAALSALGARPWQIEQTAQKIADAFVEATQSPDTTPATAS
- a CDS encoding thiolase family protein; this encodes MAEISDVFFVDGVRTPFGRAGEKGMYWNTRADDLAVKATIGLMERNAAVPADRIDDVAIAATSQTGDQGLTLGRSVAILAGLPQTVPGLAVERMCAGAMTSVTTMGASIGVGMYDLALAGGVEHMGHHPIGANADPNPRFVAEKMVDPGALNMGVTAERIFDRFPHLTKERSDRYGMRSQQKVQAAYDAGKIQPDLVSVAIKGADGAWGLATEDEGRRPQTTMEDLAGLKTPFRPHGRVTAGTSSPLTDGATMSLLAGGGAVKELGLAPKMRMVSFAFAGVQPEIMGIGPIPSTEKALKKAGLDISDIGLFELNEAFAIQVISLLDHFGIDDDDPRVNPWGGAIAVGHPLAASGVRLMIQLAAQFAERPDVRYGLTAMCVGLGQGGSVIWENPHYDGKKKK